From the Limanda limanda chromosome 2, fLimLim1.1, whole genome shotgun sequence genome, one window contains:
- the LOC133019109 gene encoding uncharacterized protein LOC133019109 produces the protein MTNLQPPAVAVETQILKADPSSHGDSNTDSSNSQMTNLQPPAVAVETQILKADPSSHGDSNTDSSNSQMTNLQPPAVAVETQILKADPSSHGDSNTDSANSQMTNLRPPAVAVETQILKADPSSHGDSNTDSANSQMTNLQPPAVAVETQILKADPSSHGDSNTDSANSQMTNLQPPAVAVETQILKADPSSHGDSNTDSSNSQVTNWQPPAVAVEIGKQSSFS, from the exons ATGACCAACTTGCAGCCTCCTGCTGTGGCAGTAGAGACCCAGATATTAAAAGCTGATCCGAGCTCCCATGGAGATTCAAATACAGACAGTTCAAACTCACAG ATGACCAACTTGCAGCCTCCTGCTGTGGCAGTAGAGACCCAGATATTAAAAGCTGATCCGAGCTCCCATGGAGATTCAAATACAGACAGTTCAAACTCACAG ATGACCAACTTGCAGCCTCCTGCTGTGGCAGTAGAGACCCAGATATTAAAAGCTGATCCGAGCTCCCATGGAGATTCAAATACAGACAGTGCAAACTCACAG ATGACCAACTTGCGGCCTCCTGCTGTGGCAGTAGAGACCCAGATATTAAAAGCTGATCCGAGCTCCCATGGAGATTCAAATACAGACAGTGCAAACTCACAG ATGACCAACTTGCAGCCTCCTGCTGTGGCAGTAGAGACCCAGATATTAAAAGCTGATCCGAGCTCCCATGGAGATTCAAATACAGACAGTGCAAACTCACAG ATGACCAACTTGCAGCCTCCTGCTGTGGCAGTAGAGACCCAGATATTAAAAGCTGATCCGAGCTCCCATGGAGATTCAAATACAGACAGTTCAAACTCACAG